From the Polaribacter tangerinus genome, the window ACCATTAAACTTCCGGTAGATGTTCCTAAAAATAAATCGTACTCATTGCCCTGATTTTTCATTAAGTATTGTGCAACACCACCAGCAAATGCCCCTTTACTTCCGCCTCCAGAAATTACCAATGCTTTTTTCATTATCTATAATGTTTTGTTTACTTTAGTGCTATAAAAATAATAAAATGAGTAGAATAAACCCCTTTATTTTTGGTTTCCTTTTTTTAATTTCTTGCACACAAGAATATCAACCTAGAAAAATAGAAAAAGTTACCATTACCACACATAAAATTGATAGTAGCAGCATTAGAACTCTTGTAGCAATAGATAACGAGAATATGTCTTTTGCTGGTTCATTAGGTAATTTTTCTACGACATCAAATGGTGGAAAAACTTGGAGTACTCTTACCCTAAAATACCAAGATTCTATTGTACCTCATTTTAGAAGTTTAGCATTTAACGGTCACGATTATTTTGCACTTTCCATAGGAAACCCTGCATTGCTTTATAAAATATCTGAAGACAAAGCAACTATTGTTTATAGCGAATCTCATGAAAATGTTTTTTATGATGCCCTTACTTTTTTTGATGACAATAGACATGGAATTGCTGTAGGCGATCCTACAGAAAATTGTGCTTCTATTATAATTACAGCTGATAGTGGAGAAACGTGGCAAAAAATTCCTTGTGATAATTTACCTGAAATTGCCCAAGGAGAAGCATTTTTTGCAGCAAGCAATACCAATATCAAAACAATGGGAAGCACCGTTTGGATTGCTTCTGGAGGCACCAAAGCAAGGGTTTTAAAATCGACTAATTTTGGCAAATCTTGGCAGGTATACAATACGCCTATTGCACAAGGAAATGGCCCACAAGGCATTTACTCTATAGATTTTTATGACGAAAATAATGGGTTTATAATTGGCGGTAATTACGAAAAACCTACAGAAAATAATGCTAACAAAGCACTAACTACCGATGGTGGAAAAACATGGCAACTCGTCGGTATAAACACGACTCCGAACTATAAGAGTTGTGTACAATATCTACCAAATACGGGTGGTAAAGAACTATTTGTTGTAGGAAAAACAGGAATCTCTTTTTCTAATGATGGTGGTAAAACGTTTTCTGATGTTTCTAAAGATGGTTTTTATGCAATTCAGTTTGTAGATGAAAATACTGCTTGGCTTACCGGACACAAAAAAGTTGGAAAAATGAGTTTACAAAAAAAGTAAGCAAGGGAAATTTTCCCTTGCCTACTTTGATAACGTTGTTTAATAAAGTCCCTAACCTTCATTAAAATATTATCTATTTCAAATTTAGAAAAATAAACGTCATTTATAAAGTTGTTTACGATAATTCAGGGTTTTTCCCCTTTACACCTTCAAAAAAACTACGAAAATGTTTAAAATCATTTTCTTTGTTGTCTGTTGTATAATAAGGAGGAGAAATTTTTACTTTTTTATTTTCGAAATCTAAAGTTGCCATCACTACAGGTACATTTGCTCCTTTAGCAATATAGTAAAAACCTGTTTTCCATTGTATAACTTTTTTTCTCGTTCCTTCTGGAGACAAGCCCAATCGAAACTCTTCTTTACTGTTAAAAGTTTTTATAACAGCTTCTACTAAATTATTACTAGTAGAACGATTAACAGGAGTACCACCTAATACTCTAAAAAAATAACCAAAAGGCCATTTAAATAACGCATCTTTTCCAATAAAATGAATCATGGTACCACAGCTAATTCGTGTTAAAATTGCAATAGGAAAATCTACCCAACTAGTATGAGGTGCTGCAATAACTACGTATTTTTTTAAATTTTTAGGAAAATCATTTTCTATTTTCCAACCAAGTAACTTGTGTAAAATAAATTTTGAAATGTATTTCAATAGTATATTAATTATGTACGATTTATAAAAATATCTTTAATTCGGTAATAATCTATTATAAAGTTATAAATTTAAGCACTAAAATTGAAATAATGACAGATTTTTTAAGCTACTTACTTATTGCTTTTATTTTTGTTGTAATCGGCTTATTTGTAGGTAGGTTACTAGCAAAATCAGCTTTACAAAAAGAAAAATTAACGTTAGAAAAAGAAAATTCTAGTTTAAATGCTAGTGTTATAATGCTAGAGCAGGCAAAAGATATGGCTAACAATAACCTTATTTCTTGTCAGAAAGAACTACGAAATACACAACTAGAAAAAGAGGCACTTATTTCTGAAAAAACGAGATTGGAAACAGAATTTAAAAACACTGCAATTAAATTAAATGAAAATAAAAAGGAACTTGATAAATTAAACACCAAATATTTAAAAGAGTTCGAAAATCTTGCTACTAAAATATTAGAAGATAATTCAACAAAATTTAAAAACCAGAATAAAGAAAGTATTAGTGCTATTTTAAACCCTTTAAAAGAAAAAATAGAGGGTTTTGAAAAGAAAGTATCAGAATCTCAAGAAAAGAGCGTTGGCATGCATGCTGCCTTAAAAGAGCAGTTGGGAAGCCTTAAACAGCTTAATTTACAAATGAGTAAAGAGGCAATTAATTTAACAAAAGCACTTAAAGGAGATAATAAAACACAAGGAGATTGGGGAGAAACTCAATTAGAAATTTTATTAGAGAAAGCCAAACTTACCAAAGAAATTCATTTTACTACACAAGGCGGTTACAGAGATAGTGCTGGTAAGTTAAAAAAGCCAGATTTTGTAATTAATTTACCCGAGAACAGGCACTTAATTATTGATGCTAAAGTTTCACTTACCGCTTATGAAAACTATTTTTCTTCTGAAAATGAAATAGAAAAAGAAAAATATCTAAAAAGTCATATAGAAAGTATAAGGTCTCACTTTAAAGATTTAAGTGATAAAAAATATGAAGATTTGTACGAAATTAATTCGCCTGATTATGTACTTATGTTTGTACCTATAGAACCAGCATTAATGATTGCTTTAAATAAAGTAAATAATTTGTATTTAGAAGCTCTAGACAAAAACATTGTATTGGTATCTACATCTACTCTTTTGGCTACATTAAGTACTGTTTCTTCTATGTGGAGACAAGAAAATCAAAAAAGAAATGTATTAGAAATTTCTAAACAAGCTGCTGCACTTTATGACCAATTTGTAAATCTTACCGATGATTTGTTAAAGGTTGGCAGTCAATTAAAAACGGTGCAAGGTAGTTACGATTCATCAATGAAAAAATTAACAGGCAGTAGAAACTTGATTAAAAAAGTAGAAAAAATAAAACAACTAGGTATCAACACTTCCAAAAAAATCAATCAGAAATTATTAGATAATACCGAAGATGAAGCCTAGAGATAGTAAATTCTTAATTAGTTTCCTACCTCATTTATAAATTGAATACGCATTAACCTCAGTTCTTCTTCATCATAATCACCATCAAATTCATCTAAAGCATCTTGTATTTTATCAGTTTCAGCTTCCATAAAATACTCGTGAATTTCTTCCTGCTGATCTTCATCTAAAAGATCATCTAACGCATAGCTAATGTTAAGTTTAGTACCCGAATAAATAATAGCTTCCATTTCCTTAATTAATTCATTCATTTCTAAGCCTTTCGATTTAGCAATGTCCTCTAAAGGTAATTTTCTGTCAGTATTTTGAATAATATATAATTTTAGTCCAGAATTTGTACCGGTACTTTTTACAATTAAATCGTCTGGCCTCAAAATGTCATTTTCTGAAACATAAGCCTCTATAAGAGAAACAAACTCTTTACCAAACTTTCTAGCTTTTCCTTCTCCAACTCCATGAACTGTAGATAATTCTTCTAGATTAATAGGATATTTTAGCGCCATATCATCTAAAGAAGGGTCCTGAAAAACTGCAAAAGGAGGAACTCCTGCTTTAGAAGCTACCTTTTTACGTAAATCTTTTAACAGTTTTATTAGGTTAGCATCTGCTACTGCACCAGAAGATTTACTGTTCGTAATAATGGTTTGGTCATTTTCTTCTGAATATGAATGGTCTTCAGTCATCATAAATGAAGTGGGTTTTTCTAAAAAACGCTCTCCTTCTGATGTTAATTTTATAACGCCGTATTGCTCAATTTCCTTTTTAATAAAATTAACCACTAAAACTTGGCGAATTAGTGCCATCCAATATGCTGGTTTTTTATCTTTTCCAACACCAAAAAATGGTTGTAAATGTGTTTTATGCGAGGTTAGCAAAGCATTTTCTTTACCTACCAAGGTGTTTACAATTTCTTTGGATTTATATTTTTGAAGTGTATTTTTAACGACGGATAGTAATTTGATTACATTGTCTTTAGCTTCATGTTTTTTCTTTGGATTCCTAGAATTATCATCCATATCTGCCCCTTCTCCATTCACATCATCAAACTCTTCACCAAAATAGTGTAATAAATATTTTCTTCTATTCATAGAGGTTTCTGCATATCCAACCACTTCTTGTAACAATGCATGCCCAATTTCTTGCTCGGCAATGGGTTTGCTAGCCATAAACTTCTCTAACTTTTCTATGTCTTTATATGCATAAAACGCTAAACAATACCCTTCGCCATCATCTCTACCAGCTCTACCCGTTTCTTGATAATAGCTTTCTAAACTTTTAGGAATATCGTGGTGAATTACATAGCGAACATCTGGTTTGTCTATTCCCATACCAAAAGCAATGGTCGCTACAACAACATCGCAGTCTTCCATTAAAAACATATCTTGGTGTTTTACTCTTGTTTTGGCATCTAAACCTGCATGATAAGGAACTGCATTGATGCCATTTACTTGTAAAATTTGTGCAATCTCCTCAACTTTCTTACGGCTTAAACAGTATATAATTCCAGATTTTCCTATTCGCTGCTTTACAAAACGAATAATATCTTTTTCTACCTCTTTTGTTTTTGGTCGAACTTCATAAAATAAATTTGCTCTATTAAAAGAAGCTTTAAATCTATTTGCTTCTTGTATTCCTAAAGTTTTTAGAATATCTTCTTGAACCTTTTCTGTAGCAGTGGCTGTTAAACAAATTACAGGAACATTGTCTATAGCTTTAATAATATGACGTAAATTTCTATATTCTGGTCTAAAATCGTGGCCCCATTCCGAAATACAATGTGCCTCATCTATGGCTACAAAAGAAATTTTTTGAGTTCTTAAAAAAGTAACATATTCTTCTTTTATTAAAGATTCTGGTGCTACATATAGTAATTTAGTAACGCCACTTTCAATATCTTCTTTAACTTGTGCTACTTCAGATTTGTTTAAAGACGAATTTAACACATGAGCAACCCCATGGTTTTCTGAAATTCCTCTAATAGCATCTACCTGGTTTTTCATCAAAGCAATTAATGGAGAAACCACAATTGCGGTACCATCTTGCATCAAAGCCGGCAATTGGTAGCATAAAGATTTACCACCACCAGTAGGCATAATTACAAAAGTATTGTTGCCTTCTACAATACTTTTTATTACTTGTTCTTGTAAGCCTTTAAATTTATTAAATCCAAAATACTTTTTAAGAGGACCGTGTAAATCCATTGAAATTTATATTCTATTAATTTATTTAACAATAAAAGGGAGCACAAATTACTAAACCTAATTATTGTCACTATTTTTTTTAGTAAATTTGCTCCTTTCTTAATCTAAAGATATAACTTTTTTTTATTCTGATAAAATACAAAACGTTTGAAAAATTCTACCTCTATAATTTCATTAGCAAAAGAAACGATTTTAATCGAAAGTAATGCCATTGCTAATTTAGTAAACTTGCTTGATGATCACTTTGAAAATGCCGTTAATTTTATTTTAAATGCCAATGGTAGAGTTATTGTTACTGGTATTGGAAAAAGTGCAAATATAGGAACTAAAATAGTAGCTACGTTAAATTCTACAGGAACACCTGCAATTTTTATGCACGCTGCAGATGCCATACATGGCGATTTAGGAAATGTGCAAGAAAATGACGTTGTAATTTGTATTTCTAAAAGTGGAAATACTCCAGAAATTAAAGTGTTAATACCTCTTATTAAGAATTATGGTAATAAAATTATTGCCATTACAGGAAATATAAATTCATTTTTAGGAAAAAATGCCGATTTTCCTTTAAACACGTTTGTAGAAAAAGAAGCCTGCCCAAATAACCTAGCTCCTACCACAAGCACTACTGCTCAACTAGTTATGGGTGATGCTTTGGCGGTTTGTTTGCAAAGCTTACGCGGATTTTCTAGTAAAGATTTTGCAAAATACCACCCGGGTGGCGCCTTAGGTAAACGTTTGTATTTAAGAGTTAGTGACCTAATTAAAAATAATCAAGTTCCAAAAATCAATAGTAATGATACTGTAGCAGATGTAATTGTAGAAATATCAGAAAAAAGATTGGGAGTTACCGCTGTTTTGGAAAACAATATTTTAGTAGGCATTATTACCGATGGAGATATTCGTAGGATGCTTTCTAAAAACACCAATATACAGCCTATTACTGCCAAAGAAATAATGGGTAAAAACCCTAAAACTATCTCTATAGATGCAATGGCTATAGAAGCTTTAGAAAAATTAGAACAAAATAATATTACTCAAATTTTAGTAGTAGACGAAAACAATAACTATTGTGGTGTTGTTCATTTACACGATTTAATTAAAGAAGGAATATTCTAATGGCAAATTCACAAAAAGAAATGTCTTTTTTGGGACACCTCGAAGAGTTAAGATGGCATTTAGTTAGAAGTGCCTCTGCAATTTTTATTGTAGGAATTTTATTGTTTGTATTTCAGAAAGAAGTGTATGAACATTTTTTGTTGGCGCATAGAAAACCTGACTTTATTACCTATCAATTATTTTGTGATTTCTTTAATTTATTTGGAGCAGATAGTACTTTTTGCAATGTTGTTTTTAAAGACAACTTAATCAGTTTAAAACCTACACAACAGTTAATGAATGCAATTTGGTCTTCATTAATATTAGGTATTATTCTTTCTTTTCCTTATTTACTATGGGAAATTTGGCGTTTTATATCTCCAGGATTAACAAAAAAAGAAATTAGTAGTTCTAGAGGTTTTATTTTTATAGCTTCTTTTTTATTTTTTTGCGGAATAGCTTTTAGTTTTTACGTAATTGCTCCTATTTCAATACACTTTTTATACAACTATCAAATTACAGACTTAATTCAAAATAACTTTACAATGGATTCTCACATCGGACTCGTAACCAACATGTTACTAGGTGTTTCCATTCTCTTTGAATTACCAGTATTAGTCTATTTTTTAACCAAAATAGGATTGGTTACTCCAGAATTTTTAAAGAAATACAGAAAACATGCCTTGGTAGTAGTGCTTATTTTGGCAGCTATTATTACACCACCAGATGTTGCTAGCCAAATAATAGTAGCAATTCCTATTCTTTTTCTTTATGAAATAAGTATAAAGGTTTCTAAAGTAGTGATTAAAAATCAACAAAAAAGAGAAAAATCATCCTCTTAATCTTGTATTTTACATCTTTAAAAATTCATTAAGAAAATTACAACAAACAAATTAGTACTTTTACATTATTATAGATTAAAAGATGATTTTAAAAGCAGATAATATTCAAAAAATTTACGGCAGTAGAAAAGTTGTAAAAGGCATTTCTTTAGAAGTTCAACAAGGTGAAATTATTGGTCTTTTAGGGCCAAATGGAGCCGGTAAAACAACCTCTTTTTACATGATTGTTGGAATGATAAAACCAAATGCTGGAAATATTTACCTAAATGACCAAGAAATTACAGAAGATGCGATGTATAAACGCGCACAAAAAGGAATAGGTTATTTGGCACAAGAAGCCTCTGTTTTTAGAAAACTTTCTGTAGAAGAAAATATTATGTCGGTATTGCAATTTACAGGTCTCTCAAAAAAAGAACAAAAAATAAAATTAGAATCACTTATAGAAGAGTTTAATATTGGTCATGTTCGTAAAAATAGAGGTGATTTATTGTCTGGTGGAGAGCGAAGAAGAACAGAAATAGCAAGGTGTTTAGCCTCTGACCCAAACTTTATATTGTTAGATGAACCTTTTGCGGGTGTAGATCCTATTGCGGTAGAAGATATTCAAAGCATTGTAGCACAATTAAAAAATAAAAATATTGGTATTTTAATAACCGATCATGATGTTCAAGCAACACTAGCAATTACCGATAAAACCTATTTAATGTACAACGGAAGTATATTAAAAGAAGGAACTCCAGAAGAATTAGCAGCTGATGAAATGGTGCGTAAAGTATATTTAGGTAAAGACTTCGAATTAAAAAAGAAGAAAGTATTCTAAAAAATCTTTACCTTTTGTTCTAATATAATTCACAAATTTTATTCAGCCAATCGACTTTTAGCGTATTTTTAGTTTTTTAGCCTATCTTTTTAGATATCATTAACAAATAACACTAAGTTTTAAACTACTGGTAATTATCATCAAAAAAAATAGGTGTAAATTTATACTTTAAGTTGCCTATTTCTATAGTTTGCAATTATAGACAGGAAAACATATAAGGTTATTATTAAAGGGATAGATGCATATTGCAGTGTGATAATGCATAAAATAGAGACTATTAAAAATAAATACTTAATGATGTTATTTTTTAAAGAATACTCTTTAAATTTTAATGAAAATAACGGCAATTCTGCATTCATTAAAAACGTTAATAAAATAGTAATTATTAGTAAAAAATAATGATTACTAATTAGGTTATACATCCACTCAATATCTGAATATTCTAAAATTAAAGGGAGTGATATTACAAATAAACTCATTGCAGGTGTTGGTAACCCAATAAAAGAATCTGTTTGCCTAGTATCAATATTAAATTTTGCCAATCGGTAACATGCTCCTAAAGTTAACAATAACCCTACATAAGGTAATAATTCTATTCTATCACCAGACCAAATTACACTATCCGATTCGTAATTGTAACTGGAAAAAACACTGTTATTTGCCAGTAAATTTACCATAATTATACCAGGCACAACTCCACTAGTTACCATATCTGCTAAAGAATCCAATTGCTTACCTAGCTCGCCAGATACATGTAATAATCGAGCAGCAAAACCATCAAAAAAATCAAAAAATATTCCTAGAATAACAAAAAAAGCAGCCAATTCAAAAGCCTCATTTACTGCAAAAATAGTGGCAACTGCACCACAAAAAAGGTTGGCAAGTGTTATAATATTGGGAATATGTTTTTTAAAACTCATGTTCATATAAATTGATAAAGTGGCTAAAATAAGAAATACTAATTTGAGGATTTTATAAAATTGCTTTTTTTTGATTATTTTTAAAAATTAACCTAATACTACAAACATATGCCAATTGTAAAATCTGACTTCTCTCCTACTTTACCATTTAAAAATGGTCATTTTAACACAATGTACAGACCTTTGTTTATGAAAGATACATGTAAATACGATAGAAAAAGAATTTCAACTTGGGATGATGATTTTATAGATTTAGATTTTTCTTTTGTGGGTGGTAACACACTCATACTTTTAATACATGGCTTAGAAGGAAGCTCCGATTCTAAATATATTGCTGCCAATTGTAACCATTTAAATTCGGCAGGTTTAGATACGGTATGTTTTAATTTAAGAAGCTGTAGCGGAGAAGATAATTTATTACTAACAACTTACCATAGCGGTAAAACCGAAGATGTAGATTTTGTGGTAAATCACTTAGCAGAAAACTACAATTATACAAACATAGTAATTGTTGGTTTTAGTTTAGGAGGAAATTTAACACTAAAATACCTTGGTGAGTATCATAATAAAATACCATCAATAGTAAAAGGAGGAATTGCTGTTTCTGTTCCTGTAGATATTGCAACTGCAGAAAAAGAAATGGAAAAATTAAAGAACAAATTATATTTAGAAATCTTCTTTAAAACCATGAAAAATAAAATTCTAGAAAAAGCATACAAATTTCCATCGTATCATTTAGATAAAGAAAAACTCTTTAAAGCCACAAAGTTTATTCATTTAGAAGAACTATATACGGTTCCTGTTTTTGGTTTTGAGAGTCCGCAAGATTATTGGAAAAAAGCAAGCTCAAAACCTTATCTATCGAAAATTGATAGACCAACAATATTAATAAATGCAAAAGATGATACTTTTTTATCTCCAGAATGTTACCCTCAAAAAGAAGCTATTCAATCGGAATATTTTTATTTAGAAACTCCAAATTTTGGAGGACATTGTGGATTCATGACTTCTTTTAAAGCTCATGAGAATAAATGGTTAGAAAAAAGAATTGTGAAATTTATAAACGAGACCATAGGTGTTTTTTAAACAATAACTTTTTAATTGTGGAGTTAGTTTAATAGTAATTTCGGATATTTGTTAAAATAATAGCATGCTTTTGAAACATAAATTTTTTCTTTTATTTTTAGTGATTCATTCGCTTTTAAACGCACAATCATTTAGAAATTACAGTAACGAATTTCTATCTATTGGTGTAGATGCGGCATCACTCGGTATGAGTAAATCTGTGGTAGCTACTGCAAACAATGCAAATGCTATTTATTGGAATCCTGCAGGTTTGGTAGGAATAGAAGATTACCAAGGTTCTGTAATGCATGCCTCTTATTTTGCAGGAATTGCCAACTACAACCATGCTGCATTTGCCATGCCCATAGACAAAGAAAGTGCTATCGGTTTTTCTATAATTCGTTTTGGTGTTGATGATATTTTAAACACCACAGAACTAATTGACAATCAGGGAAACATAGACTTTAACAATGTGAGCTTGTTTTCTGCTGCAGATTATGCCTTTCATTTTGCCTATGCTAGAAATTTAATTTTTAAAGACTTAAAATTTGGCGTAAATGCCAAAATTATTCGAAGAATAATTGGTGAATTTGCTACTTCATGGGGTTTTGGTTTTGATGCTGGTATTCAATTTGAAAGAAATTCATGGAAATTTGGTGTAATGGCTAGAGATATTACTACAACTTACAATACATGGTCGGTAAATGAAAATGAATTTGAAAAAATAAAAAATGCTATTCCTGGTCAAAACCAAGAACTACCAGAAACTACCGAAATTACAAAACCAAAAATTCAGTTAGGTATTGCAAAAGATTGGAGATTGAGTCGTTTTATGAATTTACTAAGTGAAGTTAATTTCAATATACGATTTGCAGAAACTAACGATTTAATTGCTACCAATTTTGCTAGTATAGATCCGTCAATTGGCTTTCAAATAGATTATGATAAATTGGTGTTTTTAAGAGCAGGCGTTGGCAATTTTCAATATATTTCGGAATTCGATAATTCGCAGTCGGTTACGCTACAACCCAATTTTGGAGTTGGTTTCAATTACCGCGGAATAACAGTAGATTATGCTCTTACTAATATTGGTAGTGTTGGTAACGCTCTATATTCTAATATTTTTTCTATAACATTTGACTATCGTTTCTTTAGACGCTAAAAATTATGATAAAAAAAATATTTCTATCCGTATTAATTGTTATTCTTACACTTTTAAAAACAACGGCTCAAGTAAATCTTTCTGTATATTCAGAAATATCTATAATTACTGCAGGACCTGGAGAAAAATTATATGAAAAATTTGGGCATTCGGCTATTAGAGTTAAAGACCCAGTTTTAAATTTAGACCTTATTTATAATTATGGCATATTCGATTTTAACGCTCCTAACTTCTTACTAAATTTTGCTCAGGGTAAAATGTTTTATTTACTTGCTAGGTACGATTTTAAATACTTTTTAGCAAGTTATAAAAATGATAAAAGGTGGTTAAAAGAGCAAATATTAAATTTAAATCAGGCTCAGAAACAACACTTTTTTAGCTATTTAGAAAATAATGCTTTAAAAGAAAATGCGACTTATTTATACGACCCTTTTTTTAACAATTGTGCCACAAAAATAAAGGACATTTCTAAAACTATACTGTCTAACAATATTGTTTTTGAAGATATAGTAACTAATACTTCCTTAAGAAACTTACTCAATAAAGAAATTCATTTTAATAGCTGGGGAAATGTAGGAATTAATCTTATTACTGGAACTATTTTAGATACTAAAAGAACAAAAGAAGCCTATATGTATTTGCCCGACTATGTGTACAGCTATTTTAAAACAGCTAAAATTGTTACTAACAATTCAGAAATACCCTTAGTTAAAAAAGAAAACGTATTGTTAGATTTTAAAGAGCCAAGAACAACATTAAAATTGTTTAGCCCTGCAATACTATTCTCATTCTTGTTTAGTATCATACTGTGGTTTACATGGCGAGATTTTAAAGCAAAAAATGGAATAACAGTTATAGATGTTATCTTGTTTTTCTTAACAGGGTTTGTTGGCTTGATACTAAGCTACTTATGGTTATTTTCTGACCACTCAACCGCTCCGAACAATTTTAATATTTTTTGGGCTTTTCC encodes:
- a CDS encoding PorV/PorQ family protein; its protein translation is MLLKHKFFLLFLVIHSLLNAQSFRNYSNEFLSIGVDAASLGMSKSVVATANNANAIYWNPAGLVGIEDYQGSVMHASYFAGIANYNHAAFAMPIDKESAIGFSIIRFGVDDILNTTELIDNQGNIDFNNVSLFSAADYAFHFAYARNLIFKDLKFGVNAKIIRRIIGEFATSWGFGFDAGIQFERNSWKFGVMARDITTTYNTWSVNENEFEKIKNAIPGQNQELPETTEITKPKIQLGIAKDWRLSRFMNLLSEVNFNIRFAETNDLIATNFASIDPSIGFQIDYDKLVFLRAGVGNFQYISEFDNSQSVTLQPNFGVGFNYRGITVDYALTNIGSVGNALYSNIFSITFDYRFFRR
- a CDS encoding YheT family hydrolase, coding for MPIVKSDFSPTLPFKNGHFNTMYRPLFMKDTCKYDRKRISTWDDDFIDLDFSFVGGNTLILLIHGLEGSSDSKYIAANCNHLNSAGLDTVCFNLRSCSGEDNLLLTTYHSGKTEDVDFVVNHLAENYNYTNIVIVGFSLGGNLTLKYLGEYHNKIPSIVKGGIAVSVPVDIATAEKEMEKLKNKLYLEIFFKTMKNKILEKAYKFPSYHLDKEKLFKATKFIHLEELYTVPVFGFESPQDYWKKASSKPYLSKIDRPTILINAKDDTFLSPECYPQKEAIQSEYFYLETPNFGGHCGFMTSFKAHENKWLEKRIVKFINETIGVF
- a CDS encoding DUF4105 domain-containing protein; translated protein: MIKKIFLSVLIVILTLLKTTAQVNLSVYSEISIITAGPGEKLYEKFGHSAIRVKDPVLNLDLIYNYGIFDFNAPNFLLNFAQGKMFYLLARYDFKYFLASYKNDKRWLKEQILNLNQAQKQHFFSYLENNALKENATYLYDPFFNNCATKIKDISKTILSNNIVFEDIVTNTSLRNLLNKEIHFNSWGNVGINLITGTILDTKRTKEAYMYLPDYVYSYFKTAKIVTNNSEIPLVKKENVLLDFKEPRTTLKLFSPAILFSFLFSIILWFTWRDFKAKNGITVIDVILFFLTGFVGLILSYLWLFSDHSTAPNNFNIFWAFPVNLIFAFIIRKKKYHLFLSKYISLLLVLFVTLIALLVLEIQTLPLAIIPFLAALVIRYVYINYVLLTSIK